Proteins encoded within one genomic window of Humulus lupulus chromosome 1, drHumLupu1.1, whole genome shotgun sequence:
- the LOC133812014 gene encoding B3 domain-containing transcription factor VRN1-like has translation MVSASQRAKIQAKFTPTSPKFFKIILEETLGNNKLQIPKTFWVKYCGSLSSQVFLKLPCGSRWEVGLTKSSDGKVWIEKGWNNFAEQCSLSRGNLLVFQYKGNSQFDVTIFDNTTVERDYPFNPNHFEKYVDIDEDDASTEDSDFSWYPKTRDKSPLPCSWPHKKLKTSPYGKSEVKFDWSDNLCEESSLPRWMEPQNFIRKQKLGGKEKAEALMRAKHFKSNDPFFIVPMQPSFVGALYNMVIPFLFAKYYLLNISKHQDVILKVQDGRTWPVKYYYRHYKGHSKIRFECGWRAFAQDNNLKVGDVCVFVMRKSIGIMLFEVVIFYKNGEASSPMLPAANKGRTTTPCVPKRNPCVKVEPSFTSNYEKASMISQDPTAKKEIVEPSGLSRASEAASQFFSKNPYFQVNVRSTQVHGHRLYIPLTFARLYLEGNAKTFTLWVGEEYWHVKLMVNGSEYRFSAGWTAFARENYLQPSDVCIFELIKRNQPEMKVTIFRQSGLAQE, from the exons ATGGTTTCTGCCAGCCAGAGAGCTAAGATTCAGGCCAAGTTTACTCCTACTTCtcctaagttttttaaaattattcTTGAAGAAACTCTTGGAAACAACAAGTTA CAAATTCCAAAGACGTTTTGGGTGAAATATTGTGGCTCCTTATCCAGTCAAGTATTTCTTAAGCTTCCATGTGGATCAAGATGGGAGGTAGGGTTGACAAAAAGTAGTGATGGAAAGGTATGGATAGAAAAGGGTTGGAATAATTTTGCTGAGCAGTGTTCTTTAAGCCGAGGAAACCTCTTAGTTTTTCAATACAAAGGGAACTCTCAGTTCGATGTTACTATATTTGACAACACTACTGTGGAGAGAGATTATCCTTTTAATCCTAACCATTTTGAGAAGTATGTTGATATTGATGAAGATGATGCTTCTACTGAAGATTCAGACTTTTCATGGTATCCTAAAACCAGAGACAAGTCTCCATTACCATGTTCTTGGCCCCACAAGAAATTGAAAACTAGTCCTTATGGTAAATCTGAAG TGAAGTTTGATTGGTCAGATAATTTATGTGAAGAATCTTCCCTACCAAGGTGGATGGAACCTCAAAATTTTATAAGGAAGCAGAAGTTGGGAGGAAAAGAAAAGGCTGAAGCTCTCATGAGAGCTAAACATTTCAAATCTAATGACCCATTTTTCATTGTTCCCATGCAACCATCGTTTGTTGGAGCTTTGTATAATATG GTTATACCATTTCTCTTTGCAAAATATTACCTCCTCAATATCAGTAAGCATCAAGATGTGATCCTTAAGGTCCAGGATGGGAGGACCTGGCCTGTTAAGTACTATTACAGACATTATAAAGGACATTCAAAAATCAGATTCGAGTGCGGTTGGAGGGCATTTGCTCAAGACAATAATTTGAAAGTAGGTGATGTTTGTGTCTTTGTTATGAGAAAGAGCATTGGAATAATGTTATTCGAAGtggttattttttataaaaatggaGAAGCAAGTTCCCCTATGTTACCAG CTGCAAACAAGGGAAGAACAACTACACCgtgcgtgccaaagagaaacccttgTGTGAAAGTTGAACCTTCTTTTACTAGTAATTATGAAAAAGCAAGCATGATTTCACAGGACCCAACTGCAAAGAAAGAAATAGTTGAGCCTTCAG GACTTAGCAGAGCTTCTGAAGCAGCCAGCCAATTTTTCTCAAAAAATCCTTACTTCCAAGTGAATGTGCGATCAACTCAAGTGCATGGACATAGACTG TATATTCCATTGACTTTTGCAAGGCTTTATTTGGAGGGCAATGCAAAAACTTTTACTCTTTGGGTTGGTGAGGAATATTGGCATGTGAAGTTAATGGTTAATGGATCAGAATATAGGTTTTCTGCTGGATGGACTGCATTTGCAAGAGAGAACTATCTTCAGCCAAGTGATGTCTGCATCTTTGAGCTGATTAAGAGGAATCAACCTGAGATGAAAGTCACTATATTTAGACAAAGTGGTTTGGCTCAAGAGTAG